In Enterobacteriaceae bacterium Kacie_13, the following proteins share a genomic window:
- a CDS encoding EAL domain-containing protein, which yields MLLTLVYRSHVSEHVQSASLEELVAQASIKNETSGITGILLFDGTHFFQLLEGPEEAVDSLYSAICRDRRHHNVVELMRDYAPSRRFGNVGMELFDLRKHHEDVVLQAVLDKGTSKYRLTYDDRALQFLCTFVQAREKENYLEILPTGSWSFITDETLKPEVEFIFPEMQDYSFAFQPIVDPLSKEIVSYEATLRGPDGGSPMGYFSQLSRTTIYEADLKSKKLAFALASKMGISNKTLCIKLLPMTLVMVPDAVEFLVQEITANGLVPEQIVVAITENGVITREDKFTAAMKQLKASGMRLAIDDFGAGSAGLLLLTQCQPDKIMIDRNIICDVHTSGPKQAVVQAIIRFCSSLEVSVIATGVEKPEEWMWLDAAGICNFQGDLFAMPRLNGAPVVAWPEVKQEYKLRDHTL from the coding sequence ATGCTTTTAACCCTCGTTTATCGCAGTCATGTCAGCGAACATGTTCAGTCAGCCTCGCTGGAAGAGCTGGTTGCGCAAGCCAGCATTAAGAACGAAACATCCGGCATTACTGGTATCCTGCTGTTTGACGGGACGCATTTCTTCCAGCTGCTGGAAGGCCCGGAAGAGGCCGTCGATAGCCTTTACAGCGCCATTTGTCGCGATCGCCGTCATCATAACGTGGTGGAACTGATGCGTGATTACGCGCCATCCCGCCGGTTCGGCAATGTGGGCATGGAGCTGTTTGATTTGCGCAAACATCATGAAGATGTGGTGCTTCAGGCCGTCCTCGACAAAGGGACGTCAAAGTATCGCCTCACCTATGATGACCGGGCATTGCAATTTTTATGCACCTTTGTGCAGGCCCGCGAAAAAGAAAATTATCTCGAAATCCTGCCGACCGGGTCCTGGTCTTTCATCACCGATGAAACACTAAAACCTGAAGTAGAATTTATCTTTCCCGAAATGCAGGATTACAGCTTCGCTTTCCAGCCGATTGTTGATCCGCTGAGTAAGGAAATTGTCTCCTATGAGGCCACATTGCGCGGTCCGGACGGCGGTTCGCCAATGGGTTATTTCTCTCAGCTGTCCCGCACCACTATTTACGAAGCCGATCTGAAGTCAAAAAAACTGGCCTTTGCGCTCGCCAGCAAGATGGGCATCAGCAACAAAACGCTGTGCATCAAGCTTCTGCCGATGACACTGGTGATGGTGCCGGATGCCGTTGAGTTTCTGGTGCAGGAAATCACCGCTAACGGCCTGGTGCCGGAGCAGATTGTGGTGGCGATCACCGAGAACGGCGTTATTACCCGTGAAGATAAATTCACAGCGGCCATGAAGCAGTTAAAAGCATCGGGAATGCGGCTGGCGATTGATGATTTTGGTGCCGGATCTGCCGGGCTGTTGCTGCTGACGCAGTGCCAGCCGGATAAAATAATGATTGATCGCAATATCATTTGTGATGTGCACACCAGCGGGCCGAAACAGGCCGTGGTACAGGCGATCATCAGATTCTGTTCTTCACTGGAGGTTTCGGTTATTGCCACGGGCGTGGAAAAACCAGAGGAATGGATGTGGCTCGATGCGGCGGGGATTTGTAACTTTCAGGGCGACCTGTTTGCCATGCCAAGGCTTAATGGTGCGCCGGTTGTTGCCTGGCCGGAAGTTAAGCAAGAATATAAGTTAAGGGATCACACCCTCTGA
- a CDS encoding helix-turn-helix domain-containing protein, translating into MRTEDFIHDLIDWIDHNLEERLDIKTVAKRAGYSRWYLQRMFKEHTGLPMGEFIREKKLKKSADMLASSREPIVSVAISLGFDSQQSFTRSFKRQFGQTPGDWRRGLTMETECQGSMH; encoded by the coding sequence ATGAGAACCGAGGATTTCATTCACGACCTGATTGACTGGATCGATCACAACCTGGAAGAGCGACTGGATATTAAGACCGTTGCCAAACGCGCAGGGTATTCGCGCTGGTATCTGCAACGGATGTTCAAAGAGCATACCGGTTTGCCAATGGGCGAGTTCATTCGTGAGAAAAAGCTGAAAAAATCGGCAGATATGCTGGCCAGCAGCCGCGAACCTATCGTCAGCGTCGCGATATCGCTGGGTTTTGACTCGCAGCAATCTTTCACCCGCAGCTTCAAACGTCAGTTTGGACAAACGCCGGGGGACTGGCGCCGTGGCCTGACCATGGAAACAGAATGCCAGGGCTCGATGCACTAA
- a CDS encoding biofilm development protein AriR, protein MHDVSYTHVKLADYILTEDPELLVGNETVIRIYNNLKNQKDNVTHKDIILCLIQKIEQESELSKQDIYLEALEYVVYRTSDDNE, encoded by the coding sequence ATGCATGACGTGTCTTATACTCATGTGAAATTGGCCGATTATATTCTGACAGAAGATCCTGAGCTTCTGGTGGGAAATGAAACCGTCATCCGTATCTATAACAATTTGAAGAATCAAAAAGATAATGTGACTCACAAAGATATTATTCTTTGTCTGATTCAGAAAATTGAGCAGGAAAGCGAGTTGAGTAAGCAGGATATTTACTTAGAAGCGCTGGAATATGTGGTTTACCGCACGTCGGATGATAATGAGTAA
- the kduD gene encoding 2-dehydro-3-deoxy-D-gluconate 5-dehydrogenase KduD yields the protein MILDNFSLKGKVAVVTGCDTGLGQGMAIGLAEAGCDIVGINIVEPTETIERIGATGRRFLSLTADLSDTKVIPALLERAVAEMGHLDILVNNAGIIRREDAIDFSEKNWDDVMNLNIKSVFFMSQAVAKQFIAQGTGGKIINIASMLSYQGGIRVPSYTASKSAVMGVTRLLANEWAKHGINVNAIAPGYMATNNTQQLRADEARSEEILSRIPAGRWGTPSDVMGPVVFLSSPASDYINGYTIAVDGGWLAR from the coding sequence ATGATTCTGGATAATTTTTCACTGAAGGGAAAAGTCGCCGTCGTAACCGGATGCGATACCGGTCTGGGTCAGGGCATGGCAATCGGTCTGGCAGAAGCAGGCTGTGACATTGTGGGTATCAACATCGTTGAACCAACGGAAACCATCGAACGCATTGGTGCAACTGGCCGCCGTTTTCTCAGCCTGACTGCCGATCTCAGCGATACGAAAGTGATTCCGGCGTTGCTGGAACGCGCCGTCGCGGAAATGGGGCATCTGGATATTCTGGTGAACAACGCCGGGATTATCCGTCGCGAAGACGCCATCGATTTCAGTGAAAAGAACTGGGACGACGTAATGAATCTGAACATCAAATCGGTGTTCTTTATGTCTCAGGCAGTCGCGAAACAGTTTATCGCCCAGGGTACCGGCGGCAAAATTATCAATATTGCGTCTATGCTCTCTTATCAGGGCGGGATCCGCGTACCTTCTTATACCGCATCAAAAAGCGCCGTAATGGGCGTGACCCGTCTGCTGGCGAACGAATGGGCGAAGCACGGCATCAACGTGAACGCTATCGCGCCGGGTTATATGGCGACAAATAACACCCAGCAACTGCGCGCTGACGAAGCCCGCAGTGAAGAGATCCTGAGCCGCATTCCGGCGGGTCGCTGGGGTACGCCGTCCGACGTCATGGGGCCGGTCGTGTTCTTGTCTTCACCGGCATCCGACTACATAAATGGTTATACCATCGCCGTCGACGGCGGCTGGTTGGCGCGCTAA
- a CDS encoding aldo/keto reductase, whose protein sequence is MQKRYLGKSGLEVSAIGLGCMGLSHGYGPATDTRQAVELIRAAVERGVTFFDTAEVYGPYLNEEVVGEALKPFRDRVVIATKFGFTFGENNKQQNLNSRPEHIREAVEGSLRRLKTDVIDLYYQHRVDPDVPIEDVAGAVKDLIAEGKVKHFGLSEAGAQTIRRAHAVQPVAALQSEYSMWWREPEQEIMPVLEELGIGFVPFSPLGKGFLTGAIKAGATFGADDFRSQVPRFAAEAIEANEKLVVLLSELAAGKGVTSAQIALSWLLAQKPWIVPIPGTTKLPRLEENMDAADVLLSPEDLGKITQALDTVKITGERYPAALQARVGR, encoded by the coding sequence ATGCAAAAACGTTATCTCGGAAAGTCCGGACTGGAAGTTTCGGCAATCGGCTTAGGTTGTATGGGCCTGAGTCACGGTTACGGTCCGGCAACAGACACCCGTCAGGCGGTAGAACTGATTCGCGCAGCGGTTGAACGCGGCGTAACCTTTTTCGACACCGCCGAAGTGTACGGCCCTTACCTGAACGAAGAAGTGGTGGGGGAAGCCTTAAAACCGTTCCGCGACCGCGTGGTGATTGCCACCAAATTCGGCTTTACCTTTGGTGAAAACAATAAGCAGCAAAATCTCAACAGCCGCCCGGAACATATTCGCGAAGCGGTGGAAGGATCGCTGCGCCGCCTGAAAACAGACGTTATCGATCTTTATTATCAGCACCGTGTCGACCCGGATGTGCCGATCGAAGATGTCGCAGGGGCGGTGAAAGACCTGATTGCTGAGGGCAAAGTCAAACACTTCGGCCTCTCGGAAGCCGGTGCGCAGACTATCCGTCGCGCGCATGCGGTTCAACCGGTGGCGGCACTGCAAAGTGAATATTCAATGTGGTGGCGTGAGCCGGAGCAGGAGATCATGCCGGTGCTCGAAGAACTGGGGATCGGTTTCGTGCCCTTCAGCCCGCTCGGCAAAGGCTTCCTGACCGGCGCGATCAAAGCCGGGGCAACCTTTGGTGCGGACGATTTTCGCAGTCAGGTGCCGCGCTTTGCCGCTGAGGCAATCGAAGCCAATGAAAAGCTGGTGGTCTTGCTGTCTGAACTGGCGGCGGGGAAAGGCGTGACGTCTGCTCAAATTGCCCTGTCCTGGCTGCTGGCGCAAAAACCGTGGATCGTGCCGATTCCAGGCACCACCAAACTGCCTCGTCTGGAAGAAAATATGGACGCTGCGGACGTGCTGCTTTCGCCAGAGGACTTAGGGAAAATCACGCAGGCGCTGGACACGGTGAAAATCACCGGAGAACGGTATCCTGCGGCATTGCAGGCGCGCGTAGGCCGTTAA
- the umuC gene encoding translesion error-prone DNA polymerase V subunit UmuC — protein sequence MFALVDVNSFYASCETVFRPDLQGRPVIVLSNNDGCVIARNAEAKKAGIAMGAPFFKMREAIRQHNVVVFSSNYALYADMSNRVMETLEQLAPAVDVYSIDEAFLDLTNIENCISLHDFGKKVQKKIWKETHLAVGVGIAPTKTLAKLANFAAKKWKDTGGVVDLSQTVRQRKLMNLLPVDEVWGVGRRLSKQLNMMGIKTALQLADSPSALIRKHFSVVLERTVRELRGESCLALEESVPAKQQIICSRSFGERITEYQDMREAICNYAVRAAEKLRGEHQYCRFVSAFVKTSPHDSKVPYYSNYAGIKLLTPTQDSRDILNAAVRCLDQIWKPGYRYQKGGVMLGDFFSQGVAQLNLFDEYQPKKNSEQLMATLDEIHKKGMGKVWFAGQGIQRGWSMKREMLSPAYTTRVNELLKVKV from the coding sequence ATGTTTGCCCTCGTGGACGTCAACTCCTTCTACGCCTCGTGCGAGACCGTGTTCAGGCCTGATTTGCAGGGGCGCCCGGTGATTGTGCTCAGTAATAACGACGGCTGCGTGATCGCCCGTAACGCTGAAGCCAAAAAGGCAGGCATCGCTATGGGTGCGCCGTTTTTCAAAATGCGCGAGGCGATCCGCCAGCATAACGTGGTGGTATTCTCCTCGAACTATGCGCTGTACGCCGATATGTCCAACCGCGTGATGGAGACGCTGGAACAGCTGGCACCCGCCGTCGATGTTTACTCGATCGACGAAGCGTTTTTAGATCTCACCAACATTGAAAACTGCATCTCATTGCATGATTTCGGCAAAAAGGTGCAAAAGAAGATCTGGAAAGAGACGCATCTGGCGGTCGGCGTCGGGATCGCACCGACCAAGACGCTGGCCAAACTGGCGAACTTCGCGGCGAAAAAGTGGAAGGATACGGGCGGCGTGGTGGATTTATCCCAGACCGTGCGTCAGAGAAAGCTGATGAACCTGCTGCCGGTAGATGAAGTATGGGGCGTCGGGCGGCGTCTGAGTAAACAACTCAACATGATGGGGATCAAGACCGCATTGCAGCTGGCCGACAGCCCTTCTGCCTTGATCCGCAAACATTTTAGCGTGGTACTGGAGCGCACAGTGCGCGAACTGCGCGGGGAATCCTGCCTGGCACTGGAAGAGTCGGTGCCGGCCAAACAGCAAATCATCTGCTCACGGTCTTTTGGCGAGCGTATCACCGAGTATCAGGACATGCGCGAAGCCATCTGCAATTACGCCGTACGCGCCGCCGAGAAGCTGCGTGGCGAACATCAATATTGCCGTTTCGTCTCGGCGTTCGTGAAAACCAGTCCGCACGACTCCAAAGTCCCCTACTACAGCAACTACGCCGGGATCAAACTCCTCACGCCGACGCAGGACAGCCGCGACATTCTCAACGCCGCCGTGCGTTGCCTCGATCAAATCTGGAAGCCGGGCTATCGCTATCAGAAAGGTGGCGTGATGCTGGGCGATTTTTTCAGTCAGGGCGTGGCGCAGCTGAACCTCTTCGATGAATACCAGCCGAAAAAGAACAGCGAGCAACTGATGGCGACGCTCGATGAGATCCATAAAAAAGGCATGGGCAAAGTATGGTTTGCCGGGCAAGGCATCCAGCGCGGCTGGTCGATGAAACGGGAAATGCTTTCACCGGCCTATACCACACGGGTGAATGAGTTGCTGAAAGTAAAAGTGTAA
- a CDS encoding MFS transporter — protein sequence MQNKSTLLLLALSVAVFGVITTEIAIIGLLPQLVSQLHVTPTQVGFLVSIYAIIVAVTGPFITLMLSGFNKKYVLLTILVVFVISNLIYATTDAFNLMLVFRILPALAHAVFFAVALVVAASSVPKEKSAGAAAKVFAGVAIGLVLGVPLSSLIAEHLSLAAAFYFGAVACLIAFVGIVFFVPSLPAKDKVSFGSQIKVLRNGKLWMTLATVSFIFAAMFSSFSYIADYLSKITHLSNNAISAMLILFGVCGFIGNFIFSHFLQKNVVGTTHAYPLLFTLVLVIVWWLGFSPLAMCMLTVFWGAFHSSGLVISQNWLMREANEAPEFANSLYMSFSNLGITIGSLAGGWFIAHLGTHSVVLSSIIFTLAAFVSIYIKHRTDRANTLYIETFG from the coding sequence ATGCAAAATAAAAGCACACTGCTTTTGCTGGCCTTATCTGTTGCCGTATTCGGCGTTATTACCACTGAAATTGCGATTATTGGGTTATTGCCACAACTGGTTTCGCAGCTGCACGTCACTCCCACGCAGGTCGGCTTTCTCGTCAGTATTTATGCGATTATTGTGGCGGTGACAGGCCCATTTATTACCCTGATGCTGTCCGGGTTTAATAAAAAATATGTATTGCTGACCATTCTGGTGGTTTTTGTTATTTCGAATCTGATTTATGCCACCACGGATGCATTTAATCTCATGCTGGTATTCAGAATTCTTCCCGCGCTGGCGCATGCGGTATTTTTTGCCGTTGCACTGGTCGTGGCAGCCAGTTCCGTACCAAAAGAAAAGAGCGCGGGCGCGGCGGCGAAGGTGTTTGCTGGCGTAGCGATCGGGCTGGTTCTGGGCGTGCCGCTGAGTTCACTCATCGCTGAGCATCTTTCGCTCGCTGCCGCCTTTTACTTTGGCGCGGTTGCCTGTCTGATTGCTTTTGTTGGGATCGTGTTCTTCGTACCTTCTTTACCTGCAAAAGATAAAGTTTCCTTTGGCAGCCAGATCAAGGTGCTACGCAACGGTAAGCTGTGGATGACTCTCGCTACGGTGTCCTTTATTTTTGCCGCGATGTTCTCAAGTTTTAGCTATATCGCGGATTATTTGTCAAAAATCACCCATCTCAGTAATAATGCGATCAGCGCGATGTTGATCCTTTTTGGCGTGTGCGGATTCATCGGCAACTTTATTTTCAGCCATTTCCTGCAAAAAAATGTAGTGGGAACCACCCATGCTTATCCGCTGTTATTTACGCTGGTGCTGGTGATCGTCTGGTGGCTGGGCTTCTCACCGCTGGCGATGTGCATGCTGACCGTATTCTGGGGTGCATTCCACTCATCAGGATTAGTCATTAGCCAGAATTGGCTGATGCGTGAGGCGAATGAAGCGCCGGAGTTTGCCAACAGTCTTTATATGTCATTTTCTAATTTGGGGATAACGATAGGTTCACTGGCAGGCGGCTGGTTTATTGCGCATCTCGGGACTCACTCCGTGGTGCTGAGCAGCATTATTTTTACACTCGCCGCCTTCGTCAGTATCTATATCAAGCACCGTACCGATCGCGCCAATACGCTTTATATTGAAACCTTCGGTTAA
- the umuD gene encoding translesion error-prone DNA polymerase V autoproteolytic subunit, with protein sequence MILYTPAEHQQKIDLPLFLDRVPCGFPSPAQDYVESRLDLNKLLIAHPSATYFVRVSGHSMTDANINEGDLLVIDSSLTAVHDDIVVAAIDGEFTVKKLRTRPSVQLVPMNPHYSPITFNDEESLEIFGVVTFIIYAAR encoded by the coding sequence ATGATTTTGTACACCCCCGCTGAGCATCAGCAAAAAATCGATCTGCCGCTGTTCCTCGATCGCGTGCCGTGCGGCTTTCCGTCACCGGCTCAGGATTACGTAGAGTCGCGCCTTGATCTCAATAAACTGCTGATTGCGCACCCGAGCGCGACGTATTTTGTCCGGGTCTCGGGCCATTCGATGACCGATGCCAATATCAACGAAGGCGATCTGCTGGTGATCGACAGCTCGCTGACCGCCGTGCACGACGACATTGTGGTGGCGGCCATCGACGGCGAGTTCACGGTGAAAAAGTTGCGCACCCGCCCGTCGGTGCAGCTGGTGCCGATGAACCCGCATTATTCGCCGATCACCTTCAACGACGAAGAGTCGCTGGAGATTTTCGGCGTCGTCACGTTCATCATTTACGCCGCGCGCTGA
- a CDS encoding LysR family transcriptional regulator, with the protein MLKENFNELQIFLVVARERSFTKAAGKLGVSQSALSHAVKALEERLNIRLLTRTTRSVAPTQAGERIIACLEPRLAEIEQELETLLQLNGTPSGNIRISAGEHAAQSVLWPKLKPFLQEYPDINVEMVVDNGFVDIVDGRFDAGVRLGESVDKDMIAVKMGADMRMVVVGSPAYFDKNGIPLTPHELQNHRCINMRLPTAGGLYHWEFEKEGKPLRVRVEGQLIFNHLSERIDAVKCGFGLACVPEDLVEDAVKSGELIQVLDEWSPSFPGYYLYYPSRKQHPPAFALMIDALRYSEQII; encoded by the coding sequence ATGCTTAAAGAAAACTTCAACGAGTTACAGATCTTTCTGGTGGTGGCGCGGGAGAGAAGTTTTACCAAAGCGGCGGGAAAATTGGGCGTCTCGCAGTCGGCGTTAAGCCACGCTGTCAAGGCGTTGGAAGAGCGCTTAAACATCCGTCTTCTCACCCGCACCACCCGCAGTGTGGCGCCGACGCAAGCCGGTGAGCGGATCATCGCTTGTCTTGAGCCGCGTCTGGCCGAGATTGAACAAGAACTCGAAACTCTGCTTCAGCTCAACGGCACGCCCTCCGGCAATATCCGCATTTCAGCGGGCGAACACGCGGCGCAAAGCGTGCTGTGGCCAAAGCTGAAGCCTTTTCTGCAGGAATATCCTGATATCAATGTTGAGATGGTGGTCGATAACGGCTTTGTCGATATCGTCGATGGCCGTTTCGATGCCGGGGTGCGCCTCGGTGAAAGCGTGGATAAGGACATGATTGCGGTCAAGATGGGCGCGGATATGCGCATGGTGGTGGTGGGGTCGCCCGCGTATTTTGACAAGAACGGTATTCCGCTGACGCCGCATGAGTTGCAAAATCACCGGTGCATCAACATGCGTTTACCGACTGCCGGAGGCTTGTATCACTGGGAATTTGAGAAAGAGGGCAAGCCTTTGCGCGTGCGGGTCGAAGGGCAGCTGATTTTCAATCATTTGTCTGAGCGGATCGACGCGGTGAAGTGTGGATTTGGACTCGCCTGCGTCCCGGAGGATCTGGTGGAAGACGCAGTGAAGTCCGGCGAACTGATCCAGGTCCTTGACGAATGGTCCCCGTCGTTTCCCGGTTATTACCTTTACTACCCGAGCCGGAAACAACATCCACCGGCCTTTGCGCTGATGATTGATGCGCTGCGTTATTCTGAGCAAATTATCTGA
- a CDS encoding efflux RND transporter periplasmic adaptor subunit: protein MVVARDRLRGTPLTLRLSGVALMVALLAGCDNSVAQNAAPPAPQVSAADVLIKQISQWDAFNGRVEAVQSVQLRPRVSGYIDKVNYQEGQEVKKGQVLFTIDDRTYRAAQEQAQAELVRARNQASLTRSESSRTEKLIGTQAVSTEIAEQRRSAASQAQSDVLAAQAQLDMAQLNLDFTRVTSPIDGRASRAMITTGNLVTAGDTASVLTTLVSLDTVYVYFDVDEGTFLRYQAMARDGQRSDTPQSRLPVHVGLVGENGYPHQGVVDFTDNQLNSGTGTIRMRALLDNRDRTFTPGLFAHVQLPGSAQFNAMLVDDKAVLTDQDRKFVYVVDKEGKAQRRDVEVGRMSGGLRIVEKGLEAGDRVIIDGVQKVFMPGMPVNAKTVSMAANSVTPTPAAVQ, encoded by the coding sequence TTGGTTGTTGCACGCGACCGCCTGCGCGGTACGCCTTTGACGTTGCGTCTTTCAGGGGTTGCGCTGATGGTCGCCCTGCTTGCCGGGTGTGATAACAGCGTGGCGCAAAACGCTGCTCCGCCTGCCCCGCAGGTCAGTGCGGCAGATGTTTTGATCAAACAGATCAGCCAGTGGGACGCCTTTAACGGGCGCGTCGAAGCGGTACAAAGCGTTCAGCTTCGTCCCCGCGTGTCCGGCTATATCGACAAAGTGAATTATCAGGAAGGTCAGGAAGTGAAGAAAGGTCAGGTGTTGTTTACCATTGATGACCGCACTTACCGCGCCGCTCAGGAACAGGCACAGGCCGAACTGGTGCGCGCGCGCAATCAGGCCAGCCTGACGCGCAGCGAATCCTCCCGTACTGAAAAGCTGATCGGCACGCAGGCTGTTTCTACTGAAATTGCCGAGCAGCGTCGTTCTGCTGCTTCTCAGGCGCAGTCTGACGTTTTGGCCGCTCAGGCGCAGCTGGACATGGCACAGCTAAATCTCGATTTTACCCGTGTTACGTCGCCAATTGATGGCCGCGCCAGCCGTGCAATGATCACCACCGGCAATCTGGTTACCGCAGGCGATACCGCCAGCGTGCTGACCACGCTCGTTTCTCTCGACACGGTGTATGTCTATTTCGATGTGGACGAAGGCACTTTCTTGCGTTATCAGGCCATGGCGCGTGACGGCCAGCGCAGTGATACGCCGCAGTCCCGCCTGCCGGTTCACGTCGGACTGGTGGGGGAAAATGGCTATCCGCATCAGGGCGTGGTCGATTTCACCGATAACCAGCTTAATTCCGGTACCGGCACAATTCGTATGCGTGCCCTGCTTGATAACCGCGACCGCACCTTTACTCCGGGGCTGTTTGCCCACGTGCAACTGCCGGGCAGCGCGCAGTTCAACGCCATGCTGGTGGACGACAAAGCCGTGCTGACCGATCAGGATCGTAAGTTTGTTTACGTGGTGGATAAAGAGGGTAAAGCGCAACGCCGTGATGTCGAAGTGGGCCGTATGTCCGGCGGCTTACGTATCGTTGAGAAAGGCTTAGAAGCTGGCGATCGCGTGATTATCGACGGCGTTCAGAAAGTCTTTATGCCGGGTATGCCCGTTAACGCCAAAACCGTCAGCATGGCGGCCAATAGCGTGACTCCCACCCCTGCCGCCGTTCAATAA
- a CDS encoding biofilm development protein AriR, with translation MYDTFSMLKGRPMTGKNTDSSAAGTPHFSDAMSSNQSRPMTGSVSGTEIYKHFAKAGELYSSETEVLGAAIRLILAEKGTVTNKAIILHLINQLECTSDVVQLDVLRNALEMVVGMTPDDSGF, from the coding sequence ATGTACGACACTTTTTCAATGCTCAAGGGCCGTCCGATGACCGGAAAAAACACTGATTCCTCCGCCGCTGGCACGCCTCATTTCAGCGATGCGATGTCATCAAACCAATCCCGGCCAATGACAGGTTCTGTAAGCGGTACAGAGATTTACAAGCATTTTGCTAAAGCGGGTGAGTTGTATTCCAGCGAAACAGAAGTGCTGGGCGCGGCTATTCGCCTGATTCTGGCTGAGAAGGGAACGGTGACCAACAAGGCCATCATTTTACACCTGATCAATCAGCTGGAATGCACGTCAGATGTCGTGCAACTGGATGTTCTGCGTAATGCCCTCGAAATGGTCGTGGGTATGACGCCGGATGATTCCGGTTTCTGA
- a CDS encoding LysR family transcriptional regulator, giving the protein MRTTDHLGGINAFVTTARLGSFTAAAERLGLTKSAVGKSVGRLEDRLGLKLFLRSTRRLSLTPDGEKFLESCQNAMEILEQAEAELTSHIAHPSGRLRVDLPAAFGRQRILPLLLKITRRYPELALTITFSERFVDLIEEGIDLVIRIGELADSSGLVARRLTTQKLVICASPDYLSANGEPAVPDELTFHRCVVGFRRNQPISWLLKDNTGRISRYIPPATHEFADGDAMLAAVLAGCGLSQLPVWLVGKYLASGELKEVLSGHSGGEMPISALWPQSRQLLPKIRHVVDDLIQAAQDGLLD; this is encoded by the coding sequence ATGCGCACAACAGATCATCTTGGCGGCATCAATGCCTTTGTCACAACAGCTCGTTTGGGGAGTTTCACCGCGGCAGCCGAACGGCTTGGGCTGACGAAATCGGCGGTAGGTAAAAGCGTAGGTCGCCTTGAAGACCGCCTGGGTCTTAAGCTTTTTCTGCGTTCGACAAGACGCCTGAGCCTGACGCCTGATGGCGAGAAATTTCTGGAGAGCTGTCAGAATGCCATGGAGATTCTGGAGCAGGCTGAAGCGGAACTCACCTCCCACATTGCACATCCTTCCGGCAGATTACGGGTGGATTTGCCTGCGGCATTTGGACGGCAGCGAATTTTACCGCTGCTGCTAAAAATCACCCGCCGTTATCCGGAACTGGCACTGACGATCACCTTCAGTGAACGTTTTGTCGATCTCATCGAAGAAGGCATTGATCTGGTCATCCGCATCGGTGAGCTGGCGGACAGCAGTGGTCTGGTCGCCCGACGCTTAACGACGCAAAAACTGGTGATCTGCGCTTCCCCGGATTATCTTTCAGCCAACGGCGAGCCCGCCGTCCCGGATGAACTGACTTTTCACCGCTGCGTGGTCGGCTTTCGCCGTAATCAGCCGATATCGTGGTTGCTGAAAGATAATACAGGAAGGATAAGCCGCTATATCCCGCCAGCAACGCATGAATTCGCTGACGGCGACGCCATGCTTGCTGCGGTGCTGGCCGGATGCGGTCTGTCGCAACTCCCGGTCTGGCTGGTGGGAAAATATTTGGCCAGCGGCGAGCTTAAAGAGGTCCTTTCCGGTCACTCCGGAGGCGAGATGCCCATAAGTGCCCTCTGGCCGCAAAGCCGGCAACTGCTGCCCAAAATTCGTCACGTCGTGGATGATTTGATTCAGGCAGCACAAGACGGCCTGCTGGATTAA